The Marinilongibacter aquaticus genome has a window encoding:
- a CDS encoding toxin-antitoxin system YwqK family antitoxin: MPFNRLSIVLALCILSCQSKQDPNANLGLALQVQDDALELQTDKGLVYYNNRAFTGTALSCYPNGQKAKSIHYKNGKKHGEYQKWYADGLLSFSAQYTDGKKDGKAYTWWPNGQLRSESNYTLGVPEGIQLQWYKSGAKFKRINLVDGREDGLQQAWRENGKIYNNYEARNGRIFGLKRANLCYELENEIVQNNPNP, encoded by the coding sequence ATGCCATTCAATAGATTATCCATAGTGCTTGCCCTTTGCATATTGAGTTGCCAATCGAAACAAGACCCCAACGCAAACTTGGGCCTTGCACTGCAAGTGCAAGACGACGCACTCGAATTGCAAACCGATAAGGGCCTGGTTTATTACAATAACCGGGCCTTTACGGGTACCGCTTTGTCGTGCTATCCCAATGGCCAAAAAGCGAAAAGCATACACTATAAAAACGGAAAAAAGCACGGGGAATATCAGAAGTGGTATGCCGATGGGCTCCTGAGCTTTTCCGCCCAATATACAGATGGTAAAAAGGACGGAAAAGCCTACACTTGGTGGCCCAATGGGCAATTGCGTTCCGAATCGAACTATACACTTGGCGTGCCCGAGGGCATCCAATTGCAATGGTACAAAAGTGGGGCGAAGTTCAAACGCATAAACCTTGTGGATGGCCGTGAAGACGGCCTACAACAAGCTTGGCGTGAAAATGGAAAAATTTACAACAATTATGAGGCCAGGAACGGACGGATTTTTGGCCTCAAAAGAGCAAACCTTTGTTATGAACTCGAAAATGAAATTGTCCAAAACAATCCAAACCCATAA
- a CDS encoding SCO family protein, with translation MKLSKTIQTHKLFFLCLVLAACSEQTEEKESRIERLPYFSEATFQPQWINETQIADSLHQIPAFALTDQEGQTITEKTVEGKIYVADFFFTSCPGICPKMTNNMSLLQEEFADDDEVLLLSHSVTPNKDSVAVLKTYAEKKGIISSKWHLLTGDQKEIYDLGRKAYFVEEDLGLQKEDDDFLHTENFVLIDQNRHIRGIYNGLNKSSIMQLIADIRTLKKDT, from the coding sequence ATGAAATTGTCCAAAACAATCCAAACCCATAAACTTTTCTTTCTTTGTCTGGTTCTCGCTGCCTGCAGCGAACAAACCGAAGAAAAGGAAAGTCGTATAGAAAGGCTACCTTATTTCAGCGAAGCCACATTTCAGCCGCAGTGGATAAACGAGACTCAAATAGCTGACAGCCTGCATCAAATTCCCGCCTTTGCACTTACCGACCAAGAAGGGCAAACGATCACTGAAAAGACGGTAGAAGGCAAAATTTATGTCGCTGATTTTTTCTTCACCTCTTGTCCGGGAATCTGCCCGAAAATGACCAACAACATGAGTCTTTTGCAAGAAGAATTTGCAGACGACGACGAAGTTTTGCTGCTTTCGCACTCGGTCACACCCAATAAAGACTCGGTGGCTGTGCTGAAAACATACGCCGAGAAAAAGGGCATAATTTCATCGAAATGGCATTTGCTCACGGGCGATCAAAAAGAAATATACGATCTGGGTCGAAAAGCATATTTTGTCGAAGAAGACCTCGGACTTCAGAAAGAAGATGATGATTTCTTACACACGGAAAATTTTGTACTCATAGACCAAAACCGACATATCCGTGGCATTTACAATGGCCTAAACAAATCGTCGATTATGCAGTTAATTGCCGATATTAGGACATTAAAAAAGGATACATGA
- a CDS encoding VOC family protein: MSTKTKPRITGTRYVLAVQNLEKSVDFYINQMGFRSDWFGEGWHFLSRDKCMIMLGECPDERPAFALNDHAYFAYIEVQNIRDLYAEFSAKSIEILSTLEDKAWGQREFALRTIDGHRIMLGETINS; this comes from the coding sequence ATGAGTACAAAAACCAAACCGCGTATCACGGGCACACGCTATGTTTTGGCCGTGCAGAATCTGGAGAAATCGGTAGATTTTTATATCAACCAAATGGGCTTTAGAAGCGATTGGTTCGGCGAAGGCTGGCATTTTCTCTCTCGCGACAAATGCATGATTATGCTTGGCGAATGTCCTGATGAACGCCCGGCTTTCGCACTGAACGACCACGCCTATTTTGCCTACATCGAAGTGCAAAACATCCGAGATTTGTATGCCGAATTCTCTGCCAAATCCATTGAAATATTGAGCACACTCGAAGACAAAGCTTGGGGACAAAGAGAATTTGCCCTGCGAACAATTGATGGCCACCGCATTATGCTCGGCGAAACAATTAACAGTTGA
- a CDS encoding YgaP family membrane protein — protein sequence MKKNMGSTDKFIRILVAAAIAFLYFSNMISGTVALVLLVLGGIFLLTSLVSFCPLYLPFGINTCRKKN from the coding sequence ATGAAAAAGAATATGGGTTCAACGGATAAATTCATTCGCATTCTTGTGGCAGCCGCCATCGCGTTTTTATACTTCAGCAACATGATCAGTGGCACAGTAGCCCTTGTTTTATTGGTTTTGGGTGGAATTTTCCTGCTCACCAGTTTAGTCAGTTTTTGCCCACTCTATCTTCCATTCGGAATTAATACTTGCCGAAAGAAGAACTGA